The following nucleotide sequence is from Parambassis ranga chromosome 21, fParRan2.1, whole genome shotgun sequence.
CGAGGGCGAGGAGCTGATCCAGAACTCCCACTATGCTGAGGACTCCATTCAGCCCAAATGCAGTGACCTCAGATCAGTCAGTGAGGACGTGAGCAGCAGCCTGAGGGCCAGGAAGGACCACCTCCTCAAAGCCATGGAGCTGCACCACCGTCTGGAGAGTGTGAGGAGGCGACAACCCCAAAACACATCCAACTTAGCCGCCTGGTGTTAATCGTTTTTACCTCTTTTCTTTTGCTGCTGTCGTCTTCAGGCTTCCAAATGGGTGGATGATGGTATATACCTGCTGGCATCTCAGCCAGTAGACAAGTGTCAGTCACACGAGGGGGCGGAGCTGGCCCTGCAGGAGCTGGAGCGGTACCTGGACAACGCGGGTCAGAATCAGCTGACGGACCTCAGCAGCATCTGGGGAGAGTATGAGGCAGTGCTGAACCAGCAGTTCAGGGTAAGAGGGCCAACATGGGAGAAGAGGCGCACGTCAGCATCCCTCTGTCACTCAGAGGCTACAGTGacgctgcttcctgtgtgtctgtgtgtcaggatCATGTGGAGAAGGTCTTTCAGAAGCAGACGTCCATGCAGGAGATGTTTGACAAGAGGAGGGTCAGCCTGAAAAAGCTCGCCGCCAAACAGACCAGACCAGTGCAGCCGGTGGCCCCGAGACCTGAAGCCTTCATCAAATCCCCTCTGAGCTCACCCGGTCAgtcttcacacagacacacaaaggatcCATGTTTGTTGACATGTGTAAACGTGATGTGTGTCCCTCCTCGTCACAGCACACAGAGCGCAGCAGGACAAGAACAGCTCGGAGACAAACGGCTGTGAAAAGGTGAGCGCCGACCTTCTGTACTGTAAATCTGACTGATTTCTGAACGTCTGTGAtgactgtttttttgtcacGGTGAGCtgattctttgttttgttttgttttttcagggaAACGTCCAACTGCAGAACAGCGACAGTAACAGCAGACACGCATctctgtcagaggaggaggagaacctgGCCGTGCTCAGGCGGTGAGGGATCAGCCGTTTCATCTGTAATCAAATTACGCAGCAGATGGGCCGTTGTGTGTTCGCTCGGCCCGCACCGCACTGAGGCCTTTATCCCATCTCTGCGTCCTTCTGTCTGCAGGCACGTTATGAACGAGCTGCTGGAGACGGAGCGGGCCTATGTGGAGGAGCTGCTCTGCGTGCTGCAGGTGTGTCTTCAGTCCTCACATGAGACGAGGGCGTCCGTCCTTCCGTCTCTCGTCATGTTTGGTTTGGTGTCTTTCAGGGTTACGCCTCTGAGATGGATAATCCAGCCATGTCTCACCTCATCCCCGCTCCGCTGCAGAACAAAAAGGAGATCCTGTTTGGCAACATGCCAGAAATCTACCACTTTCACAAAAGGTGACGGAGCACCACCTGGCTGCCACTCATGCTAACAACATCCTCGGTGACCCCTGACCTGATCTGGTTTCATTTCAGAACCTTTCTGAGGGAGCTGGAGCAGTACACCGACTGTCCAGAGCTGGTTGGGAGGTGTTTTCTGGAGCGGGTGAGTGGACGATGAGACggtctgaaacaggaagttcagGAGCTGAGATCAGATCTCGCAGCCTCGTGCATTTGTTTTGATGAAGTGAACCAAGATTAAATAGTAATTTCTGCTTTGGCGGGAAGCTGAACCTTGTGAACTGGTCGTGCTCTGTGCAGAGGAGTGAACATTGTGCTGTTGTTCCCTTCTTTAGATGACAGACCTGCAGATCTATGAGAAGTACTGTCACAACAAACCTCGCTCTGAGAGCCTGTGGAGGCAGTGCTCGGACTGTGCCTTCTTCCAGGTGAACTCACCTCCTTCAGAGAagactgtgtgcatgtgttaacCTGCTCATGACCCTGATTGTTGTCTTACATTAGGAGTGTCAGAAAAagctggaacacaaactgggttTAGACTCCTATCTCCTGAAGCCAGTTCAGAGGATCACCAAataccagctgctgctgaaggtgaCACTCCGTTAAATCGGCTTTTTATCAGTCGTCCGTTCATCATGTCTCTGAGCTGCTTCTTTTTGTGACCACAGGAAATGCTGAAGTACAGTAAGGGCTGTGAGGGTGCCGACGACCTGCAGGAGGCGCTGTCCTCCATCTTAGGCATCCTGAAGGCTGTGAATGACTCTATGCATCTGATCGCCATCACAGGATATGAGGTGAGACGGGATGCTCAGTCACAAATGATGCTGATGATTCGGATCAGAAGGCTGAGTTCTCTTCTCTTTAACAGGGTAATCTGAGCGAGCTGGGTAAGCTGCTGATGCAGGGCTCCTTCAGCGTCTGGACGGAGCACAAGAAAGGTCACGCCAAGGTCAAAGATCTGGCCCGCTTCAAGCCCATGCAGAGACACCTCTTCCTCCACGAGAAGGCCCTGCTCTTCtgcaagaggagggaggagaacgGCGAGGGCTACGAGAAGGCTCCTTCATACAGCTTCAAGCAGTCCCTGAGTGTGAGCGCCCCCCAGCTGCAGCACCTTTTCACCTGTTGTTGTCACAGAGGTTTATATTTCTTCCTTTCCTTTGTGTGTTGAACAGATGAGCGCTGTGGGCATCACTGAGAATGCAAAGGGAGACAACAAGAAGTTTGAGATCTGGTGCAACTCCAGAGAGGAGGTCTACATCGTTCAGGTAGATGAACACAGAGAAAGCTGAGAGAAGCATTTTTtactctttgtaaatgtttgatTGTTGCATTTCAGGCGCCGACAGCTGAAGTAAAAACCACCTGGGTAAGCCAGATCAGGAAGGTTCTGACCACCCAGCTGGAGGCGTGCAGAGGTACCGTAACATCAGACAGAGATATTAACCTCTGCTGCAGGAATTCactctgaactgaactgaagtgCTGTCTGCGCTGCTGCTTCGGTTAATGTTATTGGAAAgagtctcttcttcttctacactGTTTAGTACAACAGAAGAGGAATGAGTGCGTCCCTGTACGTGGTCTGTTGGTGCTAAtgccctcctgtcctcctgagTCCTGCCCTGACTCCTTGTTTAATGACTTCTGTGTGCTGTTGACGGGCACAtgttgtttgtgtacatgtgtttgacctctctgtctgtgtgtcagaagccagccagcagagggcaccAGAGCAGGTTTTCCAGTTCCCGCCTGCGCCGGGTGGAACAGTGAGCCTGAGGTTCGTCTCCGATCTCTGAATCGTGTGAAAACTCTTCTGATCCTTCCAGATTCTTGACACTTGTTCCACTCTCACTGGCCCACAGTCCCTTCAAGAGCGGCCAGAGAAGCTTTAAAaagggggaggagaagaaggctgAGCCCTGCAGCCCTGATGTCAACTCCTCTTCACCAAAGCCCACAGCGAAAGGTGAGCTCCACACAGAAGCCCTGTTCCTCCACACGTCTGTACGAACTACatgttactgctgctctctgctgccctctgctgacTGACCCGTGCTGTCCTCTTGTTTTCCTAATTAATCACATAACCTCttgctctgctgtttttctcctccctcctcccccctcggGGTCAGATGAGGCTGTGACCAGCCCGACCtcagacagagctgctgtgtctAAAAAGCGCTTTACTTTACAGGGCTTCAGTAACCTCAAAGCTCAGAAAGGTAACTGCAGGCCGTCCTCAGCTTCACACCCAGCACATCTCATCactagggctgtaatctccccGTCCACTGGTCGATTTATTAGCCGACACGttctggctcgaccaaaattctggttggtcgactttttgtagcgttaattttatcaggaggaatgtaccaagtgctaatgggggtgttttcTGCACACCCGTTGACACACAGTCGATCATTGaacaccccccttgttttcactactttggtttaatatttgatgaatatttatttagttttgaccgtgtcatttgagtcagtcctcctctatcaagtcagagacatctgcagtgtggcagcgtTTCATGAAAATAGACAACGGAAAAAAGTttgcatcctgaatttcccctcgcgGATCAATAGTGTCACAGCTCGACTGTGACATGTTCAGTGGACATGTGCAGAGCGACATGatgtctgtaaatattataacatgACAAAGCAAGTGTCTAAATATTCCTCCacaggttttgtgctgatatcactaGATGAGGGGATATTTTTTGGAAATCCAGAGCTGTGATATTGCTCAGATGCACGTGATGTATCTATGTAAAATAATCAGGTCAAAGCGATGTAATAATAAGTCTTTATGTTACTTATAATGTGTTAAACCTGCCTGCGTCTACAACCCCACCGTAGTCGGGAAGCACAGAGGAGCGACACGGCTCCAGGGACGAgcagctttattctcttattcttCGCGCTGTacataaaataattaatgaataAATCACTCCTCTCTCGAGCCAACgactttctcttcttctctccaacTCGTACACATGTAGCTACACACACCGTCACAGGTACACGCACGCAGGAACACACACGTCTCTTAATGAGACATGCTATGCCACTCTCCACCCCCCCGCCCCTGATTAGTTGATTTATTTTGTCAAAATTTAAGTGTTTCAGTCGaccaagactttctttggttgattacagccctgctcatcactgtgtgtttataagAGACTGCAGCACTGTTCCCATAAAGCCATCTGCATGCCTCCATGTTGGCTGAAAGTCCTCAGACGGCTGTTTCAGGTAGACGCCGACAGCCTGGGAGTGATGGAAAGGCCTCGGCTGCTTGCTGGCTCCTCATCCTTCCCTCATGTGTGTCTCGTCTGTCTGTGTCGTCCTGTCTCTGAAGTTGACTTCTCTCGGTGTCCATGTCTCTCCTTTAGGATCTCCCACCAGCCCAGATCACAAGACCAAACGTCAGAGCGACCCGACGCCGTTCGGCTTCAAAGGTCTGTTTACCCGTCACTGCCTTCACGCGCTGTTTGTCCACGATGCTTCAGCTCTGCTCTAAGGTCTGATtggctgtggctgctgcagggagagtgactgtgtatgtgtgtccctCAGATGCAGGTCCTCCTCCGCTCCACCTGAGCCGAGCCAGGTGGTTCAGCACCTCTAGTCTCTTACAGACTAAGTGGAGAGGTATACAGGCACCAGCTGCTTCACTGCTGTTAACCCTTTACAGGCAGCCGCTCCCGCCTTTTTCCAAAGTCCTTTCAGGCTTAGTGAGAGCTGCATGCCGCTCTGCATGGTCTTTCCTCTGTAGAAGCAGTGGATCTGATGAGGGGGTTCCTGGGTTCATCTGTGCTTCTTGCTGACTCTTTCACTGCAGGTGAATCTTTCTGTAAACTGACCGCCTGtgttcacctcctcctcaggcTGGAACAAGGCCTCGCTGTCACTGGACGCATCCGAGGAGCATGACGGCTACTCCAGCGCCGAggatcctctgaactctgaccCAGAGGAGGAAAACTGCAAGAAGCTGGTGAGTCACTGTGAGACCAAAGAGGATGATTCTGACGACATTTGATCAAATTATCTTTCATTAAACTTTCTTAATTTGACTTTGTGACCCTGAACAGAGTGTTGGGAAATACACAGTGATGGCCGACTATGAGAAGGGCGGAGCTCAGGAGCTCTCAGTGAAGAGCGGAGACGTTGTGCAGCTGGTGAAGGAGGGGGACGACGGACAGTGGTGAGGACACAGTCTTCTGGGCTGGAACAGCTTTTATTCCTGATGTCACAGATTCAACAAGCTGCTGCAAACATTCCTCTTAGCTTTACATTgacctgttagcatgttagcatcacaCTGTTCCTGCACATCCATGATCCACCACATCccacagctgctctgctggactGAGACCTGCTGACTGTGGAGTCTGAGTGCAGTGAGCCCATCGTTATGTTCCAGCATTAGAAGGACTTGTGGTGGACCCCAAGGTTCTGTTTCAGGTCCCACACTTCTGTATCTTTACACACTCCCTCTTGGTAACGTCGGGCTGTGGCCTTAGATCCAGGGCCGCCCTGACACCATAACAGCTTCTGATCCAGGCAGGATAGATCCATGCTTCATTCTACGTGCTgacctgtgattggctgattagaCTCTTCATTAAGAAAGAGCAGCTGGACACTGATGAAGTGTGATATGATCAGCAGCAGTGCTTTAATGGTACCTTTGTGTGTAGGTTTGTGCGTAACCTGAACTCATGTAAGGACGGCTGGATCGCTGCTGCTGACCTCATCAGTCTCCTCAAGAAGTCCAAGTCCTGCCAGTCCCTCACCAGCTCAGGTACAGCAAAGACGGTGACTGAAGACAGAATGATTTAATGATTAAGGTCGGCCTGaaatacgtgtgtgtgtgtgtgtgtgtgtgtttccaacaGAAGGCTCTGGAAACCTCAGCACATCGTCCAGCTGCAGCGAGACCTACACAAGCTTCTCTGACATCAAACCGTGACCCGTCAGCACCTCCCCCTGACCCGTCAGCACCTCCCCCTGACCCGTCAGCACCTCCCCCTGACCCGTCAGCACAGCGTCTGTGTTACAAACATCAGTGTAGTTCAGTGGTCTTCCTGTAGTCACAAACTGTGGGTGTGTGCGTCcgttcatttgtgtgtgtgtgtgtgtgtgtgtgtgcgtgcgtgtgtgtgtgtgtgtgtgcgtctcatGATGATGGAATAGATGTATGAATGGACCAGCAGGACTGATCTCACTTAATGCATCTATCTAGTTGTCTTTGTGATCATCTGCACTACTTTAACCAGGAGTTTGTGTTTCAGACGTTACAAATCATAAGAGAGGCCGCTTCTGCTTGGATgaatttttttaaccctttacagGCTTATTTATTTGTTGAAAGCACCCACATGTCTtcggcctgctcctcctcctcctgctgtctgctTGCTGTCATTAGGAACCCTGAGACTCTTTGTGGGttttcagcagaaacatgtgAATAATCAGAGGTCACTGTATAGCACTAACTTATTCCCCTGCAGCGGGGCGATGTTCTGAATGTAGATACTGTTCATTAATCTGTCCGTCATCAGATGTTTGTTAATGGAGATGATATATTGTACATTAAGTATGGTGACGTCACtactttgtgacttttttttacataaagacTTGTGATAACTCGGACGTCTCTGTTTCGTGAGTCTGATTTTGTAGTTTTGGACGCCTTGGTCTCTGCTGAATATCTTTGgaagtcttcatcacagtgaGGTGGTTCAAACATCTACAAGAACTACATGGCCCGATCTTTCTGGTGATGCTGCTGGCGTAAGGGACAAAGTGTTGGTGAGAAATGTGTTTATGAAGTCAGCTGCTCCCACATCGCTCCAAGGTTTAAGCGCATCATGAGGAAGAATCGGATTTTTACAACGATGAACGGATCAAACTCCAGCAAAATGCCTTTTTGTAGAAATATTAATTTCTAATTAATATTATATTAATCTGTttataaaatcattttaaaaaaatatataaaaacattttatttccaATCATCTCTGAGCTGACGTCACTGAAATGATGAACAGaagtctctgctgcagcttcttatggacacgtttgtttatttaataacACATTCAGGTTTGTCCTTATTGTCCCTACTTAACATCTTATGAGATGAGGACTTCtcacacaaacagtaaaaagACCGAGAGGCAGAAAAGAAAGTCAGAGAAATGAAACTGAAACTGTCCACATGGGTTGCcaagtttattaaaaaaaacctacatTTTATACTGTTAGCTGACTGTCACAccttatataatatatatacacacatgtatatatattatatacacatatatatacatacctactttttttactgttatctgactataatatatataatatacatatacatatgtatattatatatatatgtatacacatatatacactcaacaaaaatataaacgcaacacttttgtttttgctcccatgtttcatgagatggacttgaagatctaaacttcattccagatacacaatattaccattcctctcaaacattgttcacaaatctgtctaaatgtgtgatagtgagcacttctgctttgctgagataatccatcccacctcacaggtgtgccacatcaagatgctgatctgattAGTGCACAgatgtaccttaaactgcccacaataaaaggccaccctgaaatgtgcattttgtttctgctttattggcggtctggggactcagaaccagtcagtatctggtgtgaccaccatttgcctcatgcagtgcaacacatcttcttcgcatagagtttatcagattgtctattgtggcctgtggaatgttggtccactcctcttcaatggctgtgcgaagttgctggatattagtgggaactggtgcacgctgtcgtatacgccggtcaagcacatcccaaacatgttcaatgggtgacatgtccggtgagtatgctggccatgcaagaactgggacattttcagcttccaagaattgtgtacagatccttgcaacatggggccgtgcattatcttgctgaaacatgaggtgatgttcatggatgtatggcacaacaatgggcctcaggatctcatcacggtatctctgtgcattcaaaatgccatcaataaaatgcacctgtgttcttcgtccataacagatgcctgcccataccatgaccccaccaccaccatgggccactcgatccacaacattgacatcagcaaagcgctcacccacacgacgccacacacgctgtctgccatctgccctgaacaatgtaaaccgagattcatccgtgaagagaacacctctccaacgtgctagacgccatcgaatgtgagcatttgcccactcaagtctgttacggcgatgatctggagtcaggttaagaccccgatgaggacgacgagcatgcagttgagcttccctgagacggtttctgacagtttgtgcagaaattgtttggttatgcaaaccaattgtttcagcagctgtctgagtggctggtctcagacgatctcggaggtgaacctgctggatgtggaggtcctgggctggtgtggttactcgtggtctgcggttgtgaggccggttggatgtactgccatgttctctgaaacgcctttggagacggcttatggtggagaaatgaacattcaatgcacgagcaacagatctggttgacgttcctgctgtcagcatgccaattgcacgctccctcaatgcttgtggcatctgtggcattttgctgtgagacaaaactgcacatttcagggtggccttttattgtgggcagtttgaggtacacctgtgcactaatcatgatgtcagatcagcatcttgatgtggcacacctgtgaggtgggatggattatctcagcaaagcagacgtgctcactatcacacatttagacagatttgtgaacaatgtttgagaggaatggtaatattgtgtatctggaatgaagtttagatcttcaagtccatctcatgaaacatgggagcaaaaacaaaagtgttgcgtttatatttttgttgagtgtatatacgtacatatacatatatatacatgtgtatgtatatatatatatacatacacatttttcctgcttccacagaaTTTTCTGAGACTTTTTTCTCAGAAATTGAACTCCACAGAATTGAATTCTGGTGGAAAAACAAACGCACAcgtttgttttatatatatatatatatatatatatatatatatatatatatatatatatatatatatatatatatatatatatatatatacacacacacacgcacacgtttgttttatatatttatatatatatatatatatatatatatatatatatatatatacacgcaCACGTTTGTTTTTCCACCAGAATTCAATTCTGTGGAAAAAAGTCTCAgaaaattctcagatttaagtaatcttcacacacacaacataaaaaataaacttataattatatatatatatatatatataaaactttaaactaaaaaataaaacaaaatataaaatgaattacaaaaaaagctaaaaaaaataaagaaacctaTAACTATACCTAaaagtatatatgtatatatatatatatatatatatatatactttgtAAAGTttcttttaaagttttttttttgttttttttttaaacttaaactaaactactaaaaaataaaacaaaatataaaataaatttaaaaaactacaaatttttaaaaaacaaatacaaaaacataaaaaaaccactaaaaaaaacacacacacacacacaaaatgaactgtACAGCTTTGACATCCAGAAACAAATCGGAACCAAAAATACCAACTCGTGAGCAGCAGACACGCTGCGAAGCCTCCGCACAGGACGTCCCGTCACTACTCGATGGGGGGATGCTGAGGATCGGATCTGGCAACCGCGGAGCAATGAACGGGCGGTGACGGGAAGTGACccgcggcagcagcagcagcggcggcagaCTAACGAGCGTTAGCTTCACGGTACAAGCACCGTGTTGTGCAGGAATGGGACCCGAGCAGCAGGTGTGCTGCCTGCTGTGTCAACGGTCCGAAGAGACAAAGACCACCGGAGCCTTATCGACCAAAGGGCGGGTCACCGCTCACCAGTACTGTTTGGTGAGTGTTAGCATTAGTTCGCAAACCCATGTTGAAGGAGCTAGCTTCAGTTAGCCTGAGCTAACGCTAAAGTTAGCAACGCAGACGTTTCACTGAAAAGAGTTAAAGAGGAAGTCACTGTGTGAAGAACACAcacttaaaggtcgggtaggagatttaattctgatgcacttcttgttaaattagtgtaacttctctttacaatccgatagcaaccgattagttcggcagtttctcattaaaacgaagaatatgaatcatctgtggaagctataaaacactaaaaacatcagccaatcctccgggtggaccctgcacggaggattggctggttgtcactctcttcctgctctgcgtgcatgATGACATCAGACagcggttgacgtatcacagcgtgagtttcctgcgtCCACGATCACCCgaccccctaaaccccgctcgtgctccccctctttgtccatatttggagttttggcggacgtgacgctgccaacatggcggcggtcagcacgtccccggagcctcccaccaagcctcagaacggctcttcagaagctctgtccatagtttttactgtcagtggttCTCACAAACCAGAGAACATGTTCTGGTGTCCAGACCAGGATCCAGATGATGATGTGTCTGCACATACAAAAAGCTCAAAGAAAAGATCCTCACAGTCTGtggtctgtcctgacctcagggtcacctgacctctgacctctgacctcttcatGCTGTGTAAGCTGGAGCTTTATTGCTGTAGTATTTCTGCTCTTTCAGCTGTTTTCTTCCAATATCTTCTGCCGGGATTCACCCACGTTTGACGACCTGTTCGGCTTCTCCGTGGAGGAcgtggagaaggaggagaagcgAGGACGCAGACTGGTGAAGCCTCCGTCGGTGCTGCATGTTCAGTGTGATGGCGGCTGGCGTTGACCCCTCGTTTGTTCTTCTGTAGAAGTGCAGCTACTGTGACAATAAAGGCGCCACTGCTGGCTGTGAAGTCAGACGCTGCAAGAAGTCCTACCATTACCCGTGTGCCGTTAGAGCCGGAGCGCAGATCAAAGAGAACACAGAGACGGGAGAATACGGGTCAGTCAGACGCTGCTGCTTCTTATCAAGgagaattattattatattattatatatagtctttgtgttgttggtttttgtCTTAACAGGATCTATTGCCCCTACCACCGGCAGAAAAATGGTAggtgaccgtgtgtgtgtgtgtgtgagtgtgagtgtgtgtgtatgtgtttgtgtgtgtatgtgtatgtgtgtgtgtttgtgagtgagtgagtgtgtatatgtatgtgtgagtgtgtgtgtgtgtgtttgtgtgtgtgtgtgtatgtgtatgtgagtgtgtatgtgtgtgtgtatgtgtttgtgtgtttgtgtgtgtgagtgagtgagtgtgtgtgtgtgagtgagtgagtgagtgagtgagtgagtgagtgtgtgtgagtgagtgagtgtgtgtgtgtgtgtgtttgtgtgtgtgtgtgtgtgtgagtgagtacTTGTAAATATTACTTTGGGGGTTCTCCCACCAACAGTGAGGGGCCCAGCAACTTCGTGGGGTCCAAAATCATGGGCCCCACACCGTTTTCATCATTAATGGTGCTTAGAAGCCTCCCCTGGTGgccattttgcttttttcttcGTTGGCCCAAAAGGTGACAAAGTAAGGTTTTGGTGTGTGTCaagcaagtg
It contains:
- the mcf2lb gene encoding guanine nucleotide exchange factor DBS isoform X4, with translation MEGRPEKRSEGWGRRMGAEEVAGSGSGSSMEHRADSVSVCSGELDWSLITGLRDALLRSTEGDGGSREEGEMMGGGMEDQTEEGALEVCLRSAEESHVRIPLEEVESFYRLSRRCGWLRDEIMQLDSSPLRAADITPDLRKQFAFLSGGRGDNGSPIIVFPEFPAFGEITDREFHNVLTYLTSVPSLSSTGVGFILVIDRRQDRWAAVKGTLLRIAGSFPGNLQLVLVLRPTTLLQRTLSDILFKFNKDEFKMKVPVIMLSSVTELHSYIDRSQLTQELGGTQEYCHEKWISHRTAIEGFALMVKKTAQTLQSFGTELAETELPNEVQATTILLSTHTTKKDKMKEDILVALGQGSRLLESINEPVVRDPDHNMNQDELENLATVQRLLSQLDETERAFDEFWVRHQTKLQQCLQLRHFEHNYREVRALLDQASEKLATFSEVGISPAHADHIFTELTTYEERVCDVLDRSVALSREGEELIQNSHYAEDSIQPKCSDLRSVSEDVSSSLRARKDHLLKAMELHHRLESASKWVDDGIYLLASQPVDKCQSHEGAELALQELERYLDNAGQNQLTDLSSIWGEYEAVLNQQFRDHVEKVFQKQTSMQEMFDKRRVSLKKLAAKQTRPVQPVAPRPEAFIKSPLSSPAHRAQQDKNSSETNGCEKGNVQLQNSDSNSRHASLSEEEENLAVLRRHVMNELLETERAYVEELLCVLQGYASEMDNPAMSHLIPAPLQNKKEILFGNMPEIYHFHKRTFLRELEQYTDCPELVGRCFLERMTDLQIYEKYCHNKPRSESLWRQCSDCAFFQECQKKLEHKLGLDSYLLKPVQRITKYQLLLKEMLKYSKGCEGADDLQEALSSILGILKAVNDSMHLIAITGYEGNLSELGKLLMQGSFSVWTEHKKGHAKVKDLARFKPMQRHLFLHEKALLFCKRREENGEGYEKAPSYSFKQSLSMSAVGITENAKGDNKKFEIWCNSREEVYIVQAPTAEVKTTWVSQIRKVLTTQLEACREASQQRAPEQVFQFPPAPGGTVSLSPFKSGQRSFKKGEEKKAEPCSPDVNSSSPKPTAKDEAVTSPTSDRAAVSKKRFTLQGFSNLKAQKGNCRPSSASHPAHLITRAVISPSTGSPTSPDHKTKRQSDPTPFGFKGWNKASLSLDASEEHDGYSSAEDPLNSDPEEENCKKLSVGKYTVMADYEKGGAQELSVKSGDVVQLVKEGDDGQWFVRNLNSCKDGWIAAADLISLLKKSKSCQSLTSSEGSGNLSTSSSCSETYTSFSDIKP
- the mcf2lb gene encoding guanine nucleotide exchange factor DBS isoform X1 translates to MEGRPEKRSEGWGRRMGAEEVAGSGSGSSMEHRADSVSVCSGELDWSLITGLRDALLRSTEGDGGSREEGEMMGGGMEDQTEEGALEVCLRSAEESHVRIPLEEVESFYRLSRRCGWLRDEIMQLDSSPLRAADITPDLRKQFAFLSGGRGDNGSPIIVFPEFPAFGEITDREFHNVLTYLTSVPSLSSTGVGFILVIDRRQDRWAAVKGTLLRIAGSFPGNLQLVLVLRPTTLLQRTLSDILFKFNKDEFKMKVPVIMLSSVTELHSYIDRSQLTQELGGTQEYCHEKWISHRTAIEGFALMVKKTAQTLQSFGTELAETELPNEVQATTILLSTHTTKKDKMKEDILVALGQGSRLLESINEPVVRDPDHNMNQDELENLATVQRLLSQLDETERAFDEFWVRHQTKLQQCLQLRHFEHNYREVRALLDQASEKLATFSEVGISPAHADHIFTELTTYEERVCDVLDRSVALSREGEELIQNSHYAEDSIQPKCSDLRSVSEDVSSSLRARKDHLLKAMELHHRLESASKWVDDGIYLLASQPVDKCQSHEGAELALQELERYLDNAGQNQLTDLSSIWGEYEAVLNQQFRDHVEKVFQKQTSMQEMFDKRRVSLKKLAAKQTRPVQPVAPRPEAFIKSPLSSPAHRAQQDKNSSETNGCEKGNVQLQNSDSNSRHASLSEEEENLAVLRRHVMNELLETERAYVEELLCVLQGYASEMDNPAMSHLIPAPLQNKKEILFGNMPEIYHFHKRTFLRELEQYTDCPELVGRCFLERMTDLQIYEKYCHNKPRSESLWRQCSDCAFFQECQKKLEHKLGLDSYLLKPVQRITKYQLLLKEMLKYSKGCEGADDLQEALSSILGILKAVNDSMHLIAITGYEGNLSELGKLLMQGSFSVWTEHKKGHAKVKDLARFKPMQRHLFLHEKALLFCKRREENGEGYEKAPSYSFKQSLSMSAVGITENAKGDNKKFEIWCNSREEVYIVQAPTAEVKTTWVSQIRKVLTTQLEACREASQQRAPEQVFQFPPAPGGTVSLSPFKSGQRSFKKGEEKKAEPCSPDVNSSSPKPTAKGSPTSPDHKTKRQSDPTPFGFKGWNKASLSLDASEEHDGYSSAEDPLNSDPEEENCKKLSVGKYTVMADYEKGGAQELSVKSGDVVQLVKEGDDGQWFVRNLNSCKDGWIAAADLISLLKKSKSCQSLTSSEGSGNLSTSSSCSETYTSFSDIKP